One window of Mucilaginibacter inviolabilis genomic DNA carries:
- a CDS encoding histone — MKNDKNKTATKEARKALKKQLNDKLFAQIKTVVSEFESDLKKVNKAIEKASKNLAKTLAAKIGENTAPAKKVAVPQALVTKDKKVAVPQALAAKDKKVAVPQALATKTAAAPKVAAAKKPAATPAPAPAKTAAKPAAKKETTPKA; from the coding sequence ATGAAAAACGATAAAAATAAGACAGCCACTAAAGAAGCCCGTAAGGCTCTTAAGAAACAATTAAACGATAAACTGTTTGCACAGATCAAAACCGTAGTAAGCGAATTTGAATCAGACCTAAAAAAGGTGAACAAAGCTATTGAAAAAGCCTCAAAAAACCTGGCCAAAACATTAGCTGCAAAAATTGGTGAAAACACGGCTCCTGCTAAAAAAGTAGCAGTTCCACAAGCACTTGTTACCAAAGACAAAAAAGTAGCAGTTCCACAAGCGCTTGCTGCTAAAGATAAAAAAGTAGCAGTTCCACAGGCACTTGCCACTAAAACGGCTGCAGCGCCAAAAGTTGCCGCCGCTAAAAAACCGGCAGCGACACCGGCTCCAGCTCCTGCAAAAACCGCAGCCAAACCAGCTGCAAAAAAGGAAACAACACCTAAAGCGTAA
- a CDS encoding DUF5009 domain-containing protein, which produces MQQLPKRLLSIDVLRAITMLLMIFVNDASGVKNIPGWIDHAPGKADAMGFADTIFPAFLFIVGLSLPFAIKNRLNKGDSFTSILIYILTRSAALLIMGFYHVNLESYSNTSVLPKALWAILITLAFFLIWLDYPETMAKAKRYTLQGLGIAILIAMAVVYKGNDDGEITGMRPEWWGILGIIGWAYLICAIVYLLAKGKLNIILPILLLFVAINIARHTGIIHKRLFLIGDASSLCLTMGGIVISELYARLVTLGKTQRMWLIFGLTGVVLIVLGLVIRPYTQGISKIRSTPAWIFICSGITILVFELMIYLVDVKGKKNWFKWIWPAGTSTLTCYLMPYFQVFLLMLFHINYPDIFNSGIIGLARSMATAFILIALVGLMEKKRIRLKI; this is translated from the coding sequence ATGCAACAGCTACCTAAGCGCCTTTTATCTATCGATGTGCTGCGAGCCATCACTATGCTATTGATGATATTTGTTAACGACGCCAGCGGTGTAAAAAACATCCCCGGATGGATAGACCATGCACCGGGTAAAGCAGATGCCATGGGTTTTGCCGATACCATATTCCCGGCGTTCCTTTTCATTGTAGGTTTGTCGTTACCCTTCGCTATCAAAAACAGGCTCAATAAAGGCGATTCTTTCACCTCTATTTTAATATACATACTTACCCGCAGTGCGGCATTGCTCATCATGGGGTTTTATCATGTAAACCTGGAAAGCTACAGCAATACTTCTGTGTTACCCAAAGCACTTTGGGCGATATTGATTACGCTGGCCTTTTTCCTGATATGGCTGGATTATCCCGAAACCATGGCCAAAGCCAAAAGATACACTTTACAAGGACTAGGGATAGCCATACTAATTGCCATGGCCGTTGTATATAAAGGGAATGACGACGGCGAAATTACCGGTATGCGCCCCGAATGGTGGGGAATACTGGGCATTATTGGCTGGGCCTATCTTATATGTGCCATTGTTTACTTACTGGCAAAAGGCAAACTGAACATTATTCTTCCGATACTGCTGTTATTTGTAGCTATCAATATAGCCCGGCATACTGGCATCATCCATAAAAGATTATTCCTGATCGGCGATGCCTCATCACTCTGTTTAACCATGGGCGGCATTGTAATATCAGAGTTATATGCACGCCTGGTTACTCTTGGCAAAACGCAGCGCATGTGGCTCATTTTTGGGCTTACTGGTGTAGTGTTAATCGTATTAGGATTGGTGATACGCCCCTACACGCAAGGCATCTCCAAGATCCGCTCTACTCCTGCCTGGATATTTATTTGCAGTGGTATTACCATCCTGGTATTTGAGCTGATGATTTACCTGGTTGATGTAAAGGGCAAAAAAAATTGGTTCAAATGGATATGGCCAGCGGGTACCAGTACGCTTACCTGTTACCTGATGCCTTATTTCCAGGTTTTTCTGCTGATGCTTTTCCATATTAATTATCCGGATATTTTCAATTCGGGCATTATCGGCCTGGCCCGTTCTATGGCCACCGCGTTTATATTGATTGCCCTCGTTGGACTGATGGAAAAAAAGCGGATCAGACTCAAAATCTAA
- a CDS encoding glycoside hydrolase family 18 protein produces the protein MINLKFHKHLLAKALLCLLPFLLPAITLRAQKATKKPKYVIIGYVGGYKGVANMEMVNPEKLTHINYAFVNVKNNRAFLSHERTDTINFRNLVQLKKRNPALKVLISIGGWTWSGNFSDAVLTDTAREAFSASAVAIIKKFDLDGIDIDWEYPGMAGNTGNTYRPEDKVNYTLMFKALRHDLDILEKQAGKKLLLTTAVGGFKRFLDHTEMDKAQQYLDYINLMTYDYFQDGSGIAVHHTNLYASKQYQTENYADKAVSDFIAAGVPASKLVLGVAFYGRSSKVLDVAQNGLGMKRAEYVHVGGYTLIKDSLLNRNGFKYYRDRNADAPYLFNAATKQFISYDDEWSIKAKCHYLIKHKMAGVMFWEYADDKKEYLLNEIDARLKAK, from the coding sequence ATGATCAACCTAAAATTTCACAAACATCTACTGGCTAAAGCACTGCTTTGTTTATTGCCATTTTTATTACCTGCCATTACGCTCCGGGCACAAAAAGCAACCAAGAAACCTAAATATGTAATTATTGGGTACGTTGGCGGTTATAAAGGTGTAGCCAACATGGAAATGGTGAACCCCGAAAAACTGACCCACATTAACTATGCTTTTGTCAACGTAAAAAACAACCGGGCCTTTTTAAGTCACGAAAGAACGGATACCATTAATTTCCGGAACCTGGTACAGCTTAAAAAGCGTAATCCTGCACTTAAAGTGCTCATATCTATAGGCGGTTGGACCTGGAGCGGCAACTTCTCCGATGCAGTATTGACCGATACCGCTCGCGAAGCTTTCTCGGCCAGCGCGGTAGCCATCATTAAAAAATTTGATCTTGACGGTATTGATATCGACTGGGAGTACCCCGGTATGGCTGGCAACACCGGTAATACTTATCGCCCCGAAGATAAGGTAAACTATACGCTGATGTTTAAAGCCCTGCGACATGACCTGGATATACTGGAAAAACAGGCGGGCAAAAAGCTGCTGTTGACTACGGCGGTTGGAGGGTTTAAACGTTTTTTAGATCATACCGAAATGGATAAAGCTCAGCAATATTTGGACTATATAAACCTCATGACATATGATTATTTCCAGGATGGATCAGGCATCGCAGTTCATCATACCAACCTGTACGCCTCCAAACAATACCAGACAGAAAACTATGCCGATAAAGCTGTATCCGATTTTATTGCCGCCGGTGTGCCTGCCAGCAAATTGGTATTAGGCGTGGCTTTTTATGGTAGATCCTCAAAAGTACTGGATGTTGCCCAGAATGGGTTGGGGATGAAAAGGGCAGAATATGTACATGTGGGAGGTTATACACTGATCAAAGACAGTTTGCTAAACCGCAATGGTTTTAAATATTATCGCGACCGCAATGCTGATGCCCCTTACCTATTCAACGCGGCTACCAAACAATTTATATCATATGATGATGAATGGTCGATAAAAGCTAAATGCCATTATCTGATCAAACATAAAATGGCCGGGGTGATGTTTTGGGAATATGCTGATGATAAAAAGGAATATTTGCTTAATGAAATAGATGCAAGATTGAAGGCGAAGTAA
- a CDS encoding ThuA domain-containing protein: MMFKKLFCLLITVMCCTVVLAQGSKFKMLALYTTTVESDHVDFANDAIKYFTDLAAKDGFTFEATTNWKNLNDDNLKNYQLIIWLNDFPQNEEQRTAFVKYMDNGGAWIGFHVAGYNDKYTKWPWFVSFLGSSVFYNNSWPPLPAKLLVDDTKHAVTKGIPAHFVSPINEWYGWKPSPRLNKDIKVLVTLDPANYPLGKKDIIREGDIPVVWTNTKYKMLYINMGHGDQIFTSDIQNKLFENAVLWLGRK; encoded by the coding sequence ATGATGTTTAAAAAACTGTTTTGTCTGCTGATAACCGTTATGTGTTGTACTGTAGTGCTTGCCCAGGGATCTAAATTTAAAATGCTGGCCCTTTACACCACCACTGTCGAATCAGATCATGTTGATTTTGCCAACGATGCCATTAAGTACTTTACTGATCTGGCAGCTAAAGATGGCTTTACTTTCGAGGCCACCACCAACTGGAAAAATCTGAACGATGATAATCTGAAAAATTACCAGTTAATCATCTGGCTAAATGATTTTCCGCAGAATGAAGAGCAGCGCACCGCTTTTGTAAAATATATGGATAATGGCGGCGCCTGGATCGGCTTTCATGTAGCCGGGTATAACGATAAGTATACCAAATGGCCCTGGTTTGTGAGCTTTTTAGGTAGCTCGGTTTTTTATAACAACAGTTGGCCCCCATTGCCGGCGAAACTGCTGGTTGATGATACTAAACACGCGGTGACTAAAGGCATTCCTGCTCATTTTGTTTCGCCCATCAACGAATGGTATGGGTGGAAGCCAAGTCCCCGGCTAAACAAAGACATTAAAGTTTTGGTCACGCTCGATCCGGCAAATTATCCCCTGGGTAAAAAGGACATCATCCGCGAGGGCGATATTCCGGTAGTTTGGACGAATACCAAATACAAAATGCTGTACATCAACATGGGCCACGGTGATCAGATATTTACGTCGGATATTCAGAACAAACTGTTTGAGAATGCGGTGCTGTGGTTGGGGAGGAAGTAG